In one Cervus canadensis isolate Bull #8, Minnesota chromosome 22, ASM1932006v1, whole genome shotgun sequence genomic region, the following are encoded:
- the IQCF3 gene encoding IQ domain-containing protein F3 isoform X2, with protein sequence MGSKCCKPEPDNDDLEKERKRKLLLAKQRQIARMKAAGKIQAWWRGTLVRRTLLSAALRAWMIQYWWKTVLWRKLNMRRQISLKIYIIQEQAAVKLQSWVRMWQCHQRYCQVCNAVCILQAPKSCFTFQTSDVSQAQYGGAFNQPEFHIEILSI encoded by the exons ATGGGCAGTAAATGCTGT AAGCCTGAACCAGATAATGATGAtctagagaaagagaggaaaaggaag TTGCTTCTTGCAAAACAACGCCAGATAGCAAGGATGAAGGCGGCTGGGAAGATCCAGGCCTGGTGGCGTGGAACCCTGGTGCGTAGGACCCTGCTGTCAGCCGCCCTCAGGGCCTGGATGATTCAGTACTGGTGGAAAACAGTCCTGTGGAGGAAGTTGAATATGCGACGGCAGATCTCATTGAAGATCTACATAATCCAGGAGCAGGCAGCAGTCAAGCTCCAGTCCTGGGTTCGCATGTGGCAGTGCCATCAACGTTACTGCCAAGTGTGCAACGCTGTATGCATACTACAGGCTCCAAAGAGCTGCTTCACCTTTCAGACCAGTGATGTTTCACAGGCACAATATGGAGGTGCTTTCAACCAGCCAGAGTTCCATATTGAAATCCTATCAATCTAA